The DNA sequence TCCGGATCGGGTTCGGACCCGCCCAAATCATCAGAATTATTTAGTGCACATACTTCAGGGGCAGTTGGCGAATATCGAACGGGAATTTGAGCGAAAGCATTAGTACGCATATGAAAAAATTAGCAGAATATGCAATTACAATATTTCTAAGTTCGTTCCTGCTTTTTCAGGTCCAGCCCATTATTGCAAAGTTTATTTTGCCCTGGTTTGGGGGCGGTTCGGCTGTTTGGACAACTTGCATGCTATTTTTTCAGTTGTTCCTTTTGGCCGGGTATGCGTATGCCCATATGGTGTCGAAACACCTAAAACTATCGACCCAACCGGTGGTCCATCTTTCCCTACTCATATTGTCGCTTGCGTTCTTACCGATCGCGCCTGACGAAGCTTGGAAACCCGCCGATCCACAAAATCCAGTGTGGCAAATATTGAAGCTGCTGTTCTTTTCAATCGGTGCACCCTTCCTACTTGTCGCGTCCACGAATCCACTCCTGCAACATTGGATCGGATCAACTACAAAGACAGCCTCGCCCTACCGCCTTTATGCTCTGTCAAATTTTGCCTCACTCTTGGCACTGATGTCTTACCCCTTCCTCGTCGAACCGTTTATCGGTTTGAAGGAACAAACCACGCTCTGGTCAACGGGATATGTGTTCTTCGTTCTTGGCGCCGGTTGGTGTGCAATAGGAGTGCGTAAAAAAGCAATAATTTTGCAGGAAGGAGATCGAACAAATATTCAAGAAGGAAAAACCTTGGACACGGATGATGTATCTTTCAACATTGTGAATAGAATTCTATGGCTCGCTCTTTCCGCTTGCGGGGTGGTCTTGTTGCTCGCCACAACCAATAAAATGACTCAGGATATTGCGCCTATTCCTTTCTTGTGGATTTTACCGTTAAGTATTTATCTTATCTCATTTATTATTTGTTTCGATCATAGCCGATGGTACGTTCGTCGCTTCTGGGTAGCGGGGTATTGTGTAAGTCTAATTCCGGCGATTTTTCTTCTATTCTTCGGGAAACTGACCGGTGTTGTTTTTCAAATTAGTCTATATTCATTCATCCTTTTTACAGCTTGTATGATATGTCATGGCGAACTCGTTCGCTTAAAGCCGTCAGTAAGCCGACTGACCTCTTTTTATCTAACAATTGCTCTTGGCGGTGCCCTTGGTGGCGTATTTGTCGCCATCGTTTCCCCAACAATATTCACTACTTTTATGGAATTCTATGTTGGTGTTTTTGGTGCGGGTTTTCTGGCCTGGACGTGTAGACGCCAAGACACAATCGGTGCTTTAGCCCAATTGGAAAACGGCCGAAAGAAAAGGGAAAGCACTCGGAAGCTGGATGAGAAAAAGAACCTGCTTTTAAAAAATCAAATGTACACAACGGTACTTTGCAGCCTTTGCGGCGTGGTGCTGATCTCTTCCCTATTGGTTCACGCCAGTCTCACGAATCGTAATTTCTTAAGTCAAAGCAGAAATTTTTATGGAATTCTGGGTGTCAAAGAAACAACAAATATTGCGGGGCAGGGATTGCGCGAACTTCAGGACGGCACAACGATACATGGCAGTCAGATAACGATCCCGAAGTACCGAATGATACCAACTGGATATTTCAGATTTGATAGTGGAATTGGTGTATCAGCCAGATTTCTTCAGCACGCCGACGCGTTGCATATGGGCGTTATCGGGCTTGGTGCGGGAACCATTGCATCATACGGCGAGAAAGGGGACACCCTTCGCTTTTACGAAATTAATCCGGCGGTGGAAAATGTAGCCAATAAATATTTTTACTTTCTCAAGGATAGTCCCGCAGACACTCAGATCGTCCTTGGAGACGGAAGAATTTCTCTTGAGCGCGAACTTAAAAAACAAGGGAGTCACCAATTTCATATCCTGGCTGTCGATGCATTCAGTAATGATGCACCTCCTGTACATCTTTTAACGAAAGAGGCGTTTTCTCTATATTGGAAACACCTTAAGTCAGATGGAATATTGGCCATAAATATTACAAACGCCCATCTTAATCTGTCATCGGTTGTTCGAAATTTAGCAAAGGCATATGGAAAACAAGCAATTTCTGTTAGAAAGAATCCTGATAAATATAGTCCCCGCGCGTCGCAATGGGTTCTCGTTACGAGCAATAGAATTTTTCTAAATGATGAGCGTATAAAAAAATATATATCACCATGGGAAGGTGGTGCTTCTGAAGCCACTTTATGGACGGATGATTACAGCAATTTGGCGTCTGTTCTAGCCGAATCCAGTACAAAATATATTTTCAAATGGCTGGCGACATACGTCCAAGATCAGTTTTAGGCTGCTTCTAAAGCAGAATTTATTGAGGAAATAAGATTTTCTACACAAATAGGCTTTTTCAAATAATCATGGAAGCCAGCTTTCAAGCCTTTTTCTACCTCCCATGGCATCGCGTTCGCTGTGAGTGCTAGAACGGGAATGTCTGAGGTGTCTACATTGGCCTTGAGCTTTTGAATGACCTCATAGCCATCCATTCCCGGCAAGTTTATGTCGAGTAAAATTAATTTTGGATGGCATTGTATTGCCATTTCCAAACCGGATTCGCCACTGCTCGCCGTAAATAAATTTAAATCAAAATGGTCAGTTAAAAGGTCTTGGACGAATTCTCGATTTTCTCTGTTGTCCTCAACATAGAGCATCGAGAATTTCTTTTTAATTGTGGGGAGACTGTTAGACGCAAGAGACGATTGTTTTGGTGTGCAATCTCTCAATGATCCCGACTGAAAGTCGACCCAGAAGGTGCTGCCGACGCCTTCGGTGCTTTCAACACCAATTTCACCATCCATCAATTCAACGAGTTTCTTGGATATGGTAAGGCCGATTCCATTGCCGTCTATCCCGCTATTCTCTGCGCCCAGGCGGTCGAAGGGCTGGAATAATCTGTCAAATTTTTCTTTGGGAATGCCGGGACCCGTATCACTTACAGCAATGCGAATAGTGTTGGAATCAAGTTGCATCAATTCAAACGTAACTGTACCCCCCATGGCATTATATTTAATCGCATTTGAGGCAAAGTTGACCAGAATTTGTCTAAACCTCGTGTGATCGGTGAAAATTACGTGGTCATCATTTAAGTCGGCAATTCGGTCAATAATTGTTATGTCTCTCGCCTTCGCCATATTTGCGATAAGGATTGAGCACTCTTCAATTAGACCTTTGACAGAAATATGTTCGGCAGTTATCTCAACTTTACCCGCTTCAATTTTTGACAAATCCAATACATCGTCTATGAGGGCGAGCAGGTGTGCGCCGCTGTGATAAACGGTATCCATGTATTCTTGGTGTTTGGGGTGTAGTGAATTCTTTGGATCGAGTAACATCAATTGTGAAAAACCCATTATGCTGTTTAAAGGAGTGCG is a window from the Rhodospirillaceae bacterium genome containing:
- a CDS encoding fused MFS/spermidine synthase, translated to MKKLAEYAITIFLSSFLLFQVQPIIAKFILPWFGGGSAVWTTCMLFFQLFLLAGYAYAHMVSKHLKLSTQPVVHLSLLILSLAFLPIAPDEAWKPADPQNPVWQILKLLFFSIGAPFLLVASTNPLLQHWIGSTTKTASPYRLYALSNFASLLALMSYPFLVEPFIGLKEQTTLWSTGYVFFVLGAGWCAIGVRKKAIILQEGDRTNIQEGKTLDTDDVSFNIVNRILWLALSACGVVLLLATTNKMTQDIAPIPFLWILPLSIYLISFIICFDHSRWYVRRFWVAGYCVSLIPAIFLLFFGKLTGVVFQISLYSFILFTACMICHGELVRLKPSVSRLTSFYLTIALGGALGGVFVAIVSPTIFTTFMEFYVGVFGAGFLAWTCRRQDTIGALAQLENGRKKRESTRKLDEKKNLLLKNQMYTTVLCSLCGVVLISSLLVHASLTNRNFLSQSRNFYGILGVKETTNIAGQGLRELQDGTTIHGSQITIPKYRMIPTGYFRFDSGIGVSARFLQHADALHMGVIGLGAGTIASYGEKGDTLRFYEINPAVENVANKYFYFLKDSPADTQIVLGDGRISLERELKKQGSHQFHILAVDAFSNDAPPVHLLTKEAFSLYWKHLKSDGILAINITNAHLNLSSVVRNLAKAYGKQAISVRKNPDKYSPRASQWVLVTSNRIFLNDERIKKYISPWEGGASEATLWTDDYSNLASVLAESSTKYIFKWLATYVQDQF
- a CDS encoding response regulator codes for the protein MDEKMTATHQNPERLHQANDTDGMRFQGAIEALQEAFILFDADDKLVVFNQEYKRLNPSIADILVPGISYEKILRTYINTGVVKVALGREEEYIQERLQLHRHPKGTMIRELTNGTWQQMNERTTPEGGTVLVSSDITELKRTQAELQISHDALEIGIEQRTSELRRQITERKFVEQSLRQSEERMRDVLESTPDWMWEMNADLRYTYLSEGIYCPNNLTPKDVVGKTRPEVAKEQNWIFDSILWQSHLDCMKNRKPFQKIEFSVKDRNGKERFIQFDGKPIFNENGSFGGYRGASRDISAQKIVEQKLRAAKLAADKANRAKSEFLTSMSHELRTPLNSIMGFSQLMLLDPKNSLHPKHQEYMDTVYHSGAHLLALIDDVLDLSKIEAGKVEITAEHISVKGLIEECSILIANMAKARDITIIDRIADLNDDHVIFTDHTRFRQILVNFASNAIKYNAMGGTVTFELMQLDSNTIRIAVSDTGPGIPKEKFDRLFQPFDRLGAENSGIDGNGIGLTISKKLVELMDGEIGVESTEGVGSTFWVDFQSGSLRDCTPKQSSLASNSLPTIKKKFSMLYVEDNRENREFVQDLLTDHFDLNLFTASSGESGLEMAIQCHPKLILLDINLPGMDGYEVIQKLKANVDTSDIPVLALTANAMPWEVEKGLKAGFHDYLKKPICVENLISSINSALEAA